In the genome of Natronorubrum sediminis, one region contains:
- a CDS encoding amidase: protein MVSNTTGLSAAGLARRIRDRDLAPSEVVEDHLERIRERNERTNAFVTVTDELAREMAADAERALEAGDPLGPLHGVPVAIKDLDDVEGVRTTSGSLLFEDRTADADSPFVARLKEAGAIVVGKTNPPEFGLGTTTDNRVAGPTGTPFDPDRVAGGSSGGAAAALADRLVPLAPGSDAGGSIRIPASLCGVYGLKPTYGLVPNVGRPNGFASHTPFSHEGPMARTVEDVALSLDVMAGTHPRDPFSVPVTDDYRAAVDRPIDELTIAYSPDMGVFPVEPAVRDVLEEAVTELERAGATVDEVDPDLGHDQAELLDAFYTMATVRWQSLFDTLEDQGFDPRGADRDRLRPYLVDLVLDAETPTTREAAQADVVRTTVYDGLEDCFEEYDLLATATLATTAFAHGEEPETIDGVEVEPLRGWVLTQPYNFTGHPAASVPAGFVDDLPVGMQLAGPRFADADVIAASAALERRRPWIDRYPA from the coding sequence ATGGTATCAAATACCACGGGCCTATCCGCCGCTGGACTGGCACGGCGGATCCGCGACCGCGATCTCGCTCCGAGCGAGGTCGTCGAGGACCACCTCGAGCGGATTCGCGAACGAAACGAGCGGACGAACGCGTTCGTTACGGTCACCGACGAGCTGGCCCGCGAGATGGCCGCCGACGCGGAACGCGCCCTCGAGGCTGGTGATCCGCTCGGGCCGCTCCACGGAGTTCCCGTCGCAATCAAAGACCTCGACGACGTCGAGGGCGTTCGGACGACGTCGGGGTCACTCCTTTTCGAGGACCGCACCGCCGACGCGGATTCGCCGTTCGTCGCCAGGCTGAAAGAGGCGGGCGCGATCGTGGTCGGCAAGACCAACCCGCCGGAGTTCGGTCTCGGAACGACGACGGACAACCGGGTCGCCGGGCCGACGGGGACGCCGTTCGATCCCGACCGCGTCGCCGGCGGCTCCTCGGGTGGCGCGGCCGCGGCACTCGCCGACCGGTTGGTCCCCCTCGCGCCGGGCTCAGACGCCGGCGGATCGATCCGTATTCCGGCGAGCCTCTGTGGCGTGTACGGACTCAAGCCGACCTACGGACTGGTCCCGAACGTCGGTCGACCAAACGGCTTCGCGAGCCATACACCGTTCTCCCACGAGGGTCCGATGGCCCGCACCGTCGAGGACGTGGCCCTCTCGCTCGACGTGATGGCGGGGACGCATCCGCGCGATCCCTTTTCAGTTCCCGTGACCGACGACTACCGTGCAGCCGTCGACCGACCGATCGACGAGCTAACGATCGCGTACAGCCCGGACATGGGCGTGTTTCCCGTCGAACCCGCCGTTCGGGACGTTCTCGAGGAAGCCGTCACCGAACTCGAGCGTGCCGGGGCGACCGTCGACGAGGTAGACCCCGACCTCGGTCACGACCAAGCGGAGTTACTGGACGCGTTCTACACGATGGCGACCGTCCGATGGCAGTCGCTATTCGACACGCTCGAGGACCAGGGATTCGATCCGCGCGGAGCCGACCGCGACCGACTGCGACCCTACCTCGTCGATCTCGTGTTAGACGCCGAGACGCCGACCACGAGGGAGGCTGCCCAGGCTGACGTGGTCCGAACGACCGTCTACGACGGCCTGGAGGACTGCTTCGAGGAGTACGACCTGCTCGCGACGGCGACGCTCGCCACGACCGCGTTCGCACACGGCGAGGAACCCGAAACGATCGACGGCGTCGAGGTCGAGCCGCTGCGCGGCTGGGTGCTCACGCAACCGTACAACTTCACCGGTCACCCCGCCGCGTCGGTTCCCGCCGGATTCGTCGACGACCTCCCCGTCGGTATGCAACTCGCCGGCCCCCGGTTCGCCGACGCCGACGTCATCGCGGCCAGCGCCGCCCTCGAGCGACGGCGGCCGTGGATCGATCGCTACCCCGCATGA
- a CDS encoding TIGR03571 family LLM class oxidoreductase, with the protein MPADHANAGYRRLFDREGLTFGAGFPLTGANRSTPDPEREIELATHAEEVGFDGLWTRDVPTFWPKFGDAGQTFDTWPWLSHVAAQTDDIALGTSSVVLTLCHPIHVAKSAATVDQLSDGRLVLGVASGDRDPEYPAFDVDREERGRAFRERFEAIRTLWREEYPTIEGEWGSLEGDLDVVPKPTAETIPLLPTGNSRQSDEWIAEHGDGWLFYHLPESTLESYLSGWRERADEKPFAIAVRVELADDPTAGPEPLHLGFHAGIEWFRDYFRRLESYGLDHAIIGIQNEDTAAALSTFAAEIIDGL; encoded by the coding sequence ATGCCCGCAGACCACGCGAACGCTGGCTATCGACGGTTGTTCGACCGCGAGGGACTGACCTTCGGCGCGGGCTTTCCCTTGACCGGAGCGAACCGTTCGACGCCCGATCCCGAACGCGAGATCGAACTCGCGACACACGCCGAGGAAGTCGGTTTCGACGGCCTCTGGACGCGAGACGTGCCGACCTTCTGGCCCAAATTCGGCGACGCGGGTCAGACGTTCGACACCTGGCCGTGGCTCTCACACGTTGCCGCACAGACGGACGACATCGCACTTGGGACCTCGAGCGTCGTGCTTACACTGTGTCACCCGATTCACGTCGCGAAGTCCGCGGCGACGGTCGACCAACTTTCAGACGGGCGACTCGTCCTCGGCGTCGCCTCGGGCGACCGCGACCCCGAGTACCCCGCCTTCGACGTCGACCGCGAGGAGCGCGGCCGGGCGTTTCGCGAGCGCTTCGAGGCGATTCGAACCCTCTGGCGGGAGGAGTACCCTACCATCGAGGGTGAGTGGGGCTCGCTCGAGGGGGACCTCGACGTGGTTCCGAAGCCGACGGCGGAGACGATTCCGCTCTTGCCGACGGGTAACTCCCGCCAGTCCGACGAGTGGATCGCCGAGCACGGCGACGGCTGGCTCTTCTATCACCTCCCGGAGTCGACGCTCGAGAGCTACCTCTCGGGCTGGCGCGAGCGAGCGGACGAGAAGCCCTTCGCCATCGCGGTTCGCGTCGAGTTGGCGGACGATCCAACAGCCGGACCGGAGCCGCTTCACCTCGGTTTTCACGCCGGGATCGAGTGGTTTCGGGACTACTTCCGCAGGCTCGAGTCGTACGGACTCGATCACGCGATTATCGGGATCCAAAACGAGGACACGGCGGCGGCGCTGTCGACGTTCGCCGCCGAGATCATAGATGGGCTGTAG
- a CDS encoding metal-dependent hydrolase: MWPWGHFGVAYILYSLYARGRFGRPPRPEPALAVLAGSQLADLIDKPLAWWFGILPSGRSLAHSLLFAAGLLVVVYAVGFALGRLETATAFAIAHLSHILTDVPPRAFLGYPHGTEFLVWPLLEQPTFRFHDRLFEPPAAVEVLVGPFTNPAIFFLSEWLLFGTALALWYVDGCPGLEYVRARIPA, encoded by the coding sequence ATGTGGCCCTGGGGGCACTTCGGCGTCGCCTACATCCTCTACTCGCTGTACGCTCGCGGTCGGTTCGGACGACCGCCGCGCCCGGAGCCGGCGCTGGCGGTCTTAGCCGGCTCGCAGCTCGCGGACCTGATCGACAAGCCACTCGCGTGGTGGTTCGGAATTCTGCCCAGCGGCCGCTCGCTCGCCCACTCGCTGCTGTTCGCCGCGGGGTTGCTCGTCGTCGTCTACGCCGTGGGGTTCGCGCTCGGCCGCCTCGAGACTGCGACGGCGTTCGCCATCGCACACCTCTCGCATATCCTCACGGACGTCCCACCACGGGCGTTCCTCGGGTATCCCCACGGGACCGAGTTCCTCGTCTGGCCGCTGCTCGAGCAGCCGACGTTTCGGTTTCACGACCGACTGTTCGAGCCGCCTGCGGCCGTCGAAGTGCTCGTGGGGCCGTTTACGAACCCTGCGATATTCTTCCTGTCCGAGTGGCTGCTGTTCGGGACGGCGCTCGCGCTCTGGTACGTCGACGGATGCCCGGGACTCGAGTACGTTCGCGCTCGGATTCCGGCATAG
- a CDS encoding aconitate hydratase yields MGQTLTEKILDDHLVEGELETGEEIGIEIDQVLTQDTTGTMVWLQFEAMGLDEVQTEIAAQYCDHQTYQFDFKNTDDHRFLRSAAGTFGAHFSRPGNGICHNVHRENFAAPGKTLLGSDSHTPTPGGLGELAIGAGGIDITVAMGGAPYYVEMPEIVSVRLEGELPEWATAKDVILEMLRRLSVKGGVGKILEYTGPGVESLTAPERMTITNMGTELGATTSIFPTDEQTEDYLERVGRGDEYVELQPDDDAEYDDEIVVDLSDLEPLIATPSMPDNVVPVSEVEGESVEQVIVGSCTNGGYEDILPVAKMLEGREVSMETETIVAPGSKQASEMLAREGWVAEMMAAGVNFSEATCGACIGIGHVPASDSVSLRTFNRNFEGRSGIEDDNVYLCSPEVAAAAAIKGEIIDPRNLEEEVDDLEAPGVELPDEYDGSKTDLIAPEEAVDDELIKGPNIGDVPLRDELGSDISGDALLKMEDNITTDHIIPATQDILMYRSNVPKLSEFTLSRVDDTFAERALEADGGFLVAGENYGQGSSREHAALCPMYLGIEGVLAQSFARIHRANLFNFGIVPLTIDEETYANIDQGDEIEIVDDVYEAVTSGQEEFTVRVNDDYEVTATLDASERERAILAAGGKLSWTRDQAEGASGATPADD; encoded by the coding sequence ATGGGACAGACTCTCACCGAGAAGATTCTCGACGATCACCTCGTCGAGGGCGAACTCGAGACCGGCGAGGAGATCGGGATCGAGATCGACCAGGTACTTACCCAAGACACGACCGGCACGATGGTCTGGCTCCAGTTCGAAGCGATGGGACTGGACGAAGTCCAGACCGAGATTGCCGCACAATACTGCGACCACCAGACCTACCAGTTCGACTTTAAGAATACGGACGATCACCGTTTCCTGCGATCTGCAGCCGGTACATTCGGCGCTCATTTCTCTCGCCCCGGTAACGGTATCTGTCACAACGTTCACCGCGAGAACTTCGCCGCACCCGGCAAGACGCTGCTGGGATCGGACAGTCACACCCCCACCCCCGGCGGGCTCGGCGAACTCGCTATCGGCGCGGGTGGCATCGACATCACCGTCGCGATGGGCGGTGCACCCTACTACGTCGAAATGCCCGAAATCGTCAGCGTTCGCCTCGAGGGCGAACTGCCAGAGTGGGCCACCGCGAAGGACGTCATCCTCGAGATGCTCCGTCGTCTCTCCGTCAAAGGCGGCGTCGGCAAGATTCTCGAGTACACCGGTCCCGGCGTCGAGTCGCTCACTGCACCCGAGCGGATGACGATCACCAACATGGGAACCGAACTCGGCGCGACGACGTCGATCTTCCCAACCGACGAGCAGACCGAGGATTACTTAGAGCGCGTCGGCCGCGGCGACGAGTACGTCGAGCTTCAGCCCGACGACGACGCCGAGTACGACGACGAAATCGTCGTCGACCTCTCCGACCTCGAGCCCCTGATCGCGACGCCATCGATGCCCGACAACGTCGTCCCCGTCAGCGAAGTCGAGGGCGAGTCCGTCGAGCAGGTCATCGTCGGCTCCTGTACGAACGGTGGCTACGAGGACATCCTCCCCGTCGCCAAGATGCTCGAGGGCCGCGAAGTTTCGATGGAGACCGAGACGATCGTCGCCCCTGGCTCCAAGCAGGCCTCCGAGATGCTCGCCCGCGAGGGCTGGGTCGCGGAGATGATGGCTGCTGGCGTCAACTTCTCGGAAGCGACGTGTGGTGCCTGTATCGGCATCGGTCACGTTCCCGCCTCCGATTCGGTCTCCCTGCGAACCTTCAACCGCAACTTCGAGGGTCGCTCGGGAATCGAAGACGACAACGTCTACCTCTGTTCGCCGGAGGTCGCCGCCGCCGCGGCGATCAAAGGCGAGATCATCGACCCACGGAACCTCGAGGAAGAAGTCGACGACCTCGAGGCACCCGGCGTCGAACTCCCAGACGAGTACGACGGCTCCAAGACGGACCTCATCGCACCTGAGGAAGCCGTCGACGACGAACTCATCAAGGGTCCGAACATCGGCGACGTGCCCCTGCGTGACGAACTCGGCTCCGACATCTCGGGAGACGCCCTCCTGAAGATGGAGGACAACATCACGACCGACCACATCATTCCTGCGACCCAGGACATCCTGATGTACCGCTCGAACGTCCCCAAACTGAGCGAGTTCACCCTCAGCCGCGTCGACGACACCTTCGCCGAGCGCGCGCTCGAGGCCGACGGCGGCTTCCTCGTCGCCGGCGAGAACTACGGTCAGGGCTCCTCGCGAGAGCACGCCGCCCTCTGTCCGATGTACCTCGGCATTGAGGGCGTCCTCGCACAGAGCTTCGCCCGGATCCACCGCGCGAACCTCTTCAACTTCGGGATCGTCCCGCTGACGATCGACGAGGAGACCTACGCGAACATCGACCAGGGCGACGAGATCGAGATCGTCGACGACGTCTACGAGGCCGTCACGAGCGGACAAGAGGAGTTCACCGTCCGCGTCAACGACGACTACGAGGTCACGGCGACCCTCGACGCCTCCGAACGCGAGCGCGCAATCCTCGCCGCCGGTGGCAAACTCTCCTGGACGCGCGACCAGGCCGAAGGCGCGAGCGGTGCGACGCCCGCCGACGACTGA
- a CDS encoding deoxyuridine 5'-triphosphate nucleotidohydrolase has product MFRSGAFVAEHISPTTDDQIQPNGVDLTLDVVFEQLEPGRIGRDGKQVGDRIARPLEELEEADPDTYYLPKGAYVARYGERIHIPDGHIGLVYPRSSLMRNSCMLNTAVWDAGYEGRGEGLLQVHHDIEIARGARIAQLVFAEANHEDVYDGSYQRENLE; this is encoded by the coding sequence ATGTTCCGTTCCGGTGCGTTCGTCGCCGAGCACATCTCGCCGACGACCGACGATCAGATTCAGCCAAACGGCGTCGACCTCACCTTAGACGTCGTCTTCGAACAACTCGAGCCGGGGCGTATCGGCCGAGACGGGAAACAAGTCGGCGACCGAATCGCCCGCCCGCTCGAGGAACTCGAGGAGGCCGACCCCGATACGTACTATCTCCCCAAGGGCGCGTACGTCGCGCGCTACGGCGAACGAATTCACATTCCCGACGGCCACATCGGGCTCGTCTACCCGCGTTCGTCGCTGATGCGAAACTCGTGTATGCTCAACACGGCCGTCTGGGACGCCGGCTACGAAGGCCGCGGCGAGGGGCTGTTGCAGGTCCACCACGACATCGAAATCGCACGCGGCGCGCGAATCGCCCAACTCGTCTTCGCCGAAGCGAACCACGAAGACGTCTACGACGGCAGCTATCAGCGCGAAAACCTCGAGTAG